The Coffea arabica cultivar ET-39 chromosome 1e, Coffea Arabica ET-39 HiFi, whole genome shotgun sequence genome has a window encoding:
- the LOC113700288 gene encoding protein NLP6 isoform X3: MQSQTVSKMEKNQSLLIHGDDLRGRYSVSEFISLMPSQLSLSDQKSISHLMIFCSQDESIQFNNNKGIEAIKENIKSALEGLDVFLFPTLVQLWMPKTIGTQQLLETTDLPFGISLLTEGLCLYRKRCLEHRYELDCQEELGPVGRVFRNGVPEFSPYVSCYSSKEFKLRDAAVRCGVNGYLALPVFESVRDQCVGVLELVTSWDGNCYFTDAIGKVIDDAFKAVGLRICDAHLSLHKDRISQHEFDLSQIENGLNAFCHAHCIRFAQTWFTSTGENHNESVMCTSERGSVMSVKKVSSFQKDCIQFGLKKGQSVVWSAFTSGASCFCKDVKQSTGNEVYVLEFFLCPYQPSYGKPWTLLKAFLAAVQQNFQSFKVASVQESGADTPLNIIKLDRLDESLEMCATTGSQPLLRFSHNKCENVRTQDNLPVLQNNEDMVKAPGLKVLRNQSRRQLEDAECMSDIVIHEEKQLCRERSIDRQTNKRKADRSLSHEDVREFENHNKRTRNRDQARSDLPPDEGTTSVSHPAAPAPENEGTIMIKAAFKEGMIKFPLSLSSGIMDFEKEVTKRLNLTTGSFEIKYQKEDNNCILVSNDVDLQKLMFDMMSQRKNTVKVLLEPTQNQHLEISRGSVGSPMLQINPVQNESIKAPSAPENEGTIMIKASFKEDMIKFPLSLSSGMMDFEKEVTKRLNLTTGSFEIKYQNEDNNCILVSNDVDLQKLMFDMMSQRKNTIKVLLEPTQNQHLESSRDSVGSPMLQINPVQNESIKAPPAPENEGTIMIKAAFKEDMIKFPLSLSSGIMDFEKEVTKRLNLTTGSFDIKYQKEDNNCILVSNDVDLQKLMFDMMSQRKNTIKVLLEPTQNQHLESSRDSVGSPMLQINPVQKERIMTIKATYKEETVELQVSLSSKLMELKNEVMKQFKLSGDSFDIKCLAEPNEWIPLTSDNDLHNCVTIMKPQENPTIRLAVEPCTNQIPEEVATSASPPMPQAMTKQNESLMTIKATYKEVMIKFQLSLSSGLMQLRDAIKKRLNLSGESYEIKYQDVNNNWICLSRDADLQSHLRAMRSSDRSTVRLHIEPLKT, translated from the exons ATGCAATCCCAGACAGTATCAAAGATGGAAAAAAACCAGTCTTTACTCATCCATGGTGATGATCTTAGAGGAAGATATTCAGTTTCTGAGTTCATCAGTCTCATGCCAAGTCAACTTTCTCTGTCAGACCAAAAGTCCATCTCCCATCTTATGATCTTCTGTAGCCAAGATGAATCTATTCAATTCAACAACAACAAAGGGATTGAAGCAATCAAAGAAAATATCAAATCTGCACTTGAGGGTTTGGATGTTTTTCTCTTCCCCACTTTAGTGCAACTGTGGATGCCCAAAACAATAGGCACCCAGCAGCTTCTTGAAACTACAGATCTTCCTTTTGGTATTAGTCTGCTCACCGAAGGACTCTGTTTGTATAGGAAGCGTTGTTTGGAACACAGATATGAGCTTGATTGTCAAGAAGAGCTTGGTCCTGTTGGACGGGTTTTTAGAAATGGGGTTCCAGAATTTAGTCCATATGTGTCTTGTTACTCATCTAAAGAGTTTAAACTGAGGGATGCTGCTGTTAGATGTGGTGTAAATGGATACTTGGCTTTGCCAGTTTTTGAGTCAGTTAGGGATCAATGCGTCGGTGTGCTTGAGCTGGTTACTTCTTGGGATGGGAATTGTTACTTTACTGATGCGATTGGAAAAGTTATTGATGATGCTTTCAAG GCCGTAGGACTGAGGATTTGTGATGCACATTTGTCACTTCACAAGGATAGA ATTTCTCAGCATGAATTTGACCTCAGTCAAATTGAGAACGGTTTGAATGCATTCTGTCATGCACACTGTATACGTTTTGCTCAGACCTGGTTCACAAGCACTGGAGAGAACCATAATGAAAGTGTCATGTGCACAAGTGAAAGGGGATCAGTTATGTCAGTCAAGAAGGTTTCCTCCTTCCAAAAGGATTGCATTCAGTTTGGCTTAAAGAAAGGACAAAGTGTTGTCTGGAGTGCATTTACATCTGGTGCTTCATGCTTCTGCAAAGATGTGAAACA ATCCACAGGAAATGAAGTTTATGTGCTAGAGTTTTTTCTGTGCCCCTACCAACCTTCTTATGGGAAACCATGGACCCTCTTGAAAGCTTTTTTAGCTGCAGTACAGCAGAACTTTCAGAGTTTCAAGGTTGCATCTGTACAAGAATCAGGGGCGGATACACCTTTGAACATAATTAAACTTGATAGACTGGATGAATCTTTGGAAATGTGTGCAACAACCGGATCTCAACCGTTGCTGAGATTCTCACATAACAAATGTGAGAATGTACGAACACAGGACAATCTTCCTGTTCTTCAAAATAATGAAGACATGGTAAAGGCACCAGGATTGAAGGTTCTCAGAAACCAGTCAAGAAGGCAACTTGAAGATGCTGAGTGTATGTCTGATA TTGTCATACATGAAGAAAAGCAGTTATGCAGAGAGCGTAGCATTGATAGACAGACCAACAAGAGAAAAGCTGATCGTTCCCTTTCTCACGAAGATGTAAGAGAATTTGAAAACCACAATAAGAGAACACGTAATAGAGACCAAGCACGTTCTGATTTACCTCCTGATGAAGGCACTACTTCTGTTTCTCACCCTGCAGCACCAGCACCAGAAAATGAAGGCACAATTATGATAAAGGCAGCATTTAAGGAAGGCATGATTAAGTTTCCACTCTCTCTCTCATCAGGGataatggattttgagaaagaAGTGACAAAGAGGTTAAATTTGACAACTGGAAGCTTTGAGATCAAGTATCAAAAGGAAGATAATAACTGCATTTTAGTATCCAATGATGTGGACTTGCAGAAATTGATGTTTGATATGATGTCACAAAGGAAGAATACAGTCAAAGTTCTTCTTGAGCCTACTCAGAATCAACACCTTGAAATTTCCAGGGGTTCTGTTGGGAGCCCTATGCTGCAGATAAATCCAGTGCAGAACGAGAGTATAAAGGCACCATCAGCGCCAGAAAATGAAGGCACAATTATGATAAAGGCATCATTTAAGGAAGACATGATTAAGTTTCCACTCTCTCTCTCATCAGGGATGATGGATTTTGAGAAAGAAGTGACAAAGAGGTTAAATTTGACAACTGGAAGTTTTGAGATCAAGTATCAAAATGAAGATAATAACTGCATTTTAGTATCCAATGATGTGGACTTGCAGAAGTTGATGTTTGATATGATGTCACAAAGGAAGAATACAATCAAAGTTCTTCTTGAGCCTACTCAGAATCAACACCTTGAAAGTTCCAGGGATTCTGTTGGGAGCCCCATGCTGCAGATAAATCCAGTGCAGAATGAGAGTATAAAGGCACCACCAGCACCAGAAAATGAAGGCACAATTATGATAAAGGCAGCATTTAAGGAAGACATGATTAAGTTTCCACTCTCTCTCTCATCAGGGataatggattttgagaaagaAGTGACAAAGAGGTTAAATTTGACAACTGGAAGTTTTGATATCAAGTATCAAAAGGAAGATAATAACTGCATTTTAGTATCCAATGATGTGGACTTGCAGAAGTTGATGTTTGATATGATGTCACAAAGGAAGAATACAATCAAAGTTCTTCTTGAGCCTACTCAGAATCAACACCTTGAAAGTTCCAGGGATTCTGTTGGGAGCCCTATGCTGCAGATAAATCCAGTGCAGAAAGAGAGGATCATGACCATAAAGGCAACATATAAAGAGGAGACTGTAGAGCTTCAggtttccctttcttcaaaattGATGGAACTGAAAAATGAAGTCATGAAGCAGTTCAAGTTAAGTGGTGACAGCTTTGACATCAAGTGTCTAGCTGAGCCCAATGAATGGATTCCATTGACCAGCGACAATGATTTGCATAATTGTGTGACTATCATGAAACCACAGGAAAACCCAACAATCAGACTTGCTGTTGAGCCATGCACCAATCAGATTCCTGAGGAAGTTGCTACTTCTGCTTCACCTCCTATGCCACAAGCTATGACAAAGCAAAATGAAAGCCTCATGACAATAAAGGCAACATACAAAGAAGTCATGATAAAGTTTCAGCTCTCTCTTTCATCTGGACTGATGCAACTCAGAGATGCGATAAAGAAACGGCTCAACCTGAGTGGTGAAAGTTATGAGATCAAGTATCAAGATGTCAATAACAATTGGATTTGTCTATCCAGAGATGCAGATTTGCAGAGTCATTTAAGAGCTATGAGATCATCAGACAGGTCAACAGTCAGACTTCATATTGAGCCCTTGAAGACATAG
- the LOC113700288 gene encoding protein NLP6 isoform X1, translating to MQSQTVSKMEKNQSLLIHGDDLRGRYSVSEFISLMPSQLSLSDQKSISHLMIFCSQDESIQFNNNKGIEAIKENIKSALEGLDVFLFPTLVQLWMPKTIGTQQLLETTDLPFGISLLTEGLCLYRKRCLEHRYELDCQEELGPVGRVFRNGVPEFSPYVSCYSSKEFKLRDAAVRCGVNGYLALPVFESVRDQCVGVLELVTSWDGNCYFTDAIGKVIDDAFKAVGLRICDAHLSLHKDRISQHEFDLSQIENGLNAFCHAHCIRFAQTWFTSTGENHNESVMCTSERGSVMSVKKVSSFQKDCIQFGLKKGQSVVWSAFTSGASCFCKDVKQLSIDEYPLVLSARKVNLTGSFAVCLQSRSTGNEVYVLEFFLCPYQPSYGKPWTLLKAFLAAVQQNFQSFKVASVQESGADTPLNIIKLDRLDESLEMCATTGSQPLLRFSHNKCENVRTQDNLPVLQNNEDMVKAPGLKVLRNQSRRQLEDAECMSDIVIHEEKQLCRERSIDRQTNKRKADRSLSHEDVREFENHNKRTRNRDQARSDLPPDEGTTSVSHPAAPAPENEGTIMIKAAFKEGMIKFPLSLSSGIMDFEKEVTKRLNLTTGSFEIKYQKEDNNCILVSNDVDLQKLMFDMMSQRKNTVKVLLEPTQNQHLEISRGSVGSPMLQINPVQNESIKAPSAPENEGTIMIKASFKEDMIKFPLSLSSGMMDFEKEVTKRLNLTTGSFEIKYQNEDNNCILVSNDVDLQKLMFDMMSQRKNTIKVLLEPTQNQHLESSRDSVGSPMLQINPVQNESIKAPPAPENEGTIMIKAAFKEDMIKFPLSLSSGIMDFEKEVTKRLNLTTGSFDIKYQKEDNNCILVSNDVDLQKLMFDMMSQRKNTIKVLLEPTQNQHLESSRDSVGSPMLQINPVQKERIMTIKATYKEETVELQVSLSSKLMELKNEVMKQFKLSGDSFDIKCLAEPNEWIPLTSDNDLHNCVTIMKPQENPTIRLAVEPCTNQIPEEVATSASPPMPQAMTKQNESLMTIKATYKEVMIKFQLSLSSGLMQLRDAIKKRLNLSGESYEIKYQDVNNNWICLSRDADLQSHLRAMRSSDRSTVRLHIEPLKT from the exons ATGCAATCCCAGACAGTATCAAAGATGGAAAAAAACCAGTCTTTACTCATCCATGGTGATGATCTTAGAGGAAGATATTCAGTTTCTGAGTTCATCAGTCTCATGCCAAGTCAACTTTCTCTGTCAGACCAAAAGTCCATCTCCCATCTTATGATCTTCTGTAGCCAAGATGAATCTATTCAATTCAACAACAACAAAGGGATTGAAGCAATCAAAGAAAATATCAAATCTGCACTTGAGGGTTTGGATGTTTTTCTCTTCCCCACTTTAGTGCAACTGTGGATGCCCAAAACAATAGGCACCCAGCAGCTTCTTGAAACTACAGATCTTCCTTTTGGTATTAGTCTGCTCACCGAAGGACTCTGTTTGTATAGGAAGCGTTGTTTGGAACACAGATATGAGCTTGATTGTCAAGAAGAGCTTGGTCCTGTTGGACGGGTTTTTAGAAATGGGGTTCCAGAATTTAGTCCATATGTGTCTTGTTACTCATCTAAAGAGTTTAAACTGAGGGATGCTGCTGTTAGATGTGGTGTAAATGGATACTTGGCTTTGCCAGTTTTTGAGTCAGTTAGGGATCAATGCGTCGGTGTGCTTGAGCTGGTTACTTCTTGGGATGGGAATTGTTACTTTACTGATGCGATTGGAAAAGTTATTGATGATGCTTTCAAG GCCGTAGGACTGAGGATTTGTGATGCACATTTGTCACTTCACAAGGATAGA ATTTCTCAGCATGAATTTGACCTCAGTCAAATTGAGAACGGTTTGAATGCATTCTGTCATGCACACTGTATACGTTTTGCTCAGACCTGGTTCACAAGCACTGGAGAGAACCATAATGAAAGTGTCATGTGCACAAGTGAAAGGGGATCAGTTATGTCAGTCAAGAAGGTTTCCTCCTTCCAAAAGGATTGCATTCAGTTTGGCTTAAAGAAAGGACAAAGTGTTGTCTGGAGTGCATTTACATCTGGTGCTTCATGCTTCTGCAAAGATGTGAAACAGTTAAGTATTGATGAGTACCCCCTAGTACTTAGTGCACGCAAAGTTAACTTAACTGGCTCTTTTGCTGTCTGTCTGCAAAGTAGATCCACAGGAAATGAAGTTTATGTGCTAGAGTTTTTTCTGTGCCCCTACCAACCTTCTTATGGGAAACCATGGACCCTCTTGAAAGCTTTTTTAGCTGCAGTACAGCAGAACTTTCAGAGTTTCAAGGTTGCATCTGTACAAGAATCAGGGGCGGATACACCTTTGAACATAATTAAACTTGATAGACTGGATGAATCTTTGGAAATGTGTGCAACAACCGGATCTCAACCGTTGCTGAGATTCTCACATAACAAATGTGAGAATGTACGAACACAGGACAATCTTCCTGTTCTTCAAAATAATGAAGACATGGTAAAGGCACCAGGATTGAAGGTTCTCAGAAACCAGTCAAGAAGGCAACTTGAAGATGCTGAGTGTATGTCTGATA TTGTCATACATGAAGAAAAGCAGTTATGCAGAGAGCGTAGCATTGATAGACAGACCAACAAGAGAAAAGCTGATCGTTCCCTTTCTCACGAAGATGTAAGAGAATTTGAAAACCACAATAAGAGAACACGTAATAGAGACCAAGCACGTTCTGATTTACCTCCTGATGAAGGCACTACTTCTGTTTCTCACCCTGCAGCACCAGCACCAGAAAATGAAGGCACAATTATGATAAAGGCAGCATTTAAGGAAGGCATGATTAAGTTTCCACTCTCTCTCTCATCAGGGataatggattttgagaaagaAGTGACAAAGAGGTTAAATTTGACAACTGGAAGCTTTGAGATCAAGTATCAAAAGGAAGATAATAACTGCATTTTAGTATCCAATGATGTGGACTTGCAGAAATTGATGTTTGATATGATGTCACAAAGGAAGAATACAGTCAAAGTTCTTCTTGAGCCTACTCAGAATCAACACCTTGAAATTTCCAGGGGTTCTGTTGGGAGCCCTATGCTGCAGATAAATCCAGTGCAGAACGAGAGTATAAAGGCACCATCAGCGCCAGAAAATGAAGGCACAATTATGATAAAGGCATCATTTAAGGAAGACATGATTAAGTTTCCACTCTCTCTCTCATCAGGGATGATGGATTTTGAGAAAGAAGTGACAAAGAGGTTAAATTTGACAACTGGAAGTTTTGAGATCAAGTATCAAAATGAAGATAATAACTGCATTTTAGTATCCAATGATGTGGACTTGCAGAAGTTGATGTTTGATATGATGTCACAAAGGAAGAATACAATCAAAGTTCTTCTTGAGCCTACTCAGAATCAACACCTTGAAAGTTCCAGGGATTCTGTTGGGAGCCCCATGCTGCAGATAAATCCAGTGCAGAATGAGAGTATAAAGGCACCACCAGCACCAGAAAATGAAGGCACAATTATGATAAAGGCAGCATTTAAGGAAGACATGATTAAGTTTCCACTCTCTCTCTCATCAGGGataatggattttgagaaagaAGTGACAAAGAGGTTAAATTTGACAACTGGAAGTTTTGATATCAAGTATCAAAAGGAAGATAATAACTGCATTTTAGTATCCAATGATGTGGACTTGCAGAAGTTGATGTTTGATATGATGTCACAAAGGAAGAATACAATCAAAGTTCTTCTTGAGCCTACTCAGAATCAACACCTTGAAAGTTCCAGGGATTCTGTTGGGAGCCCTATGCTGCAGATAAATCCAGTGCAGAAAGAGAGGATCATGACCATAAAGGCAACATATAAAGAGGAGACTGTAGAGCTTCAggtttccctttcttcaaaattGATGGAACTGAAAAATGAAGTCATGAAGCAGTTCAAGTTAAGTGGTGACAGCTTTGACATCAAGTGTCTAGCTGAGCCCAATGAATGGATTCCATTGACCAGCGACAATGATTTGCATAATTGTGTGACTATCATGAAACCACAGGAAAACCCAACAATCAGACTTGCTGTTGAGCCATGCACCAATCAGATTCCTGAGGAAGTTGCTACTTCTGCTTCACCTCCTATGCCACAAGCTATGACAAAGCAAAATGAAAGCCTCATGACAATAAAGGCAACATACAAAGAAGTCATGATAAAGTTTCAGCTCTCTCTTTCATCTGGACTGATGCAACTCAGAGATGCGATAAAGAAACGGCTCAACCTGAGTGGTGAAAGTTATGAGATCAAGTATCAAGATGTCAATAACAATTGGATTTGTCTATCCAGAGATGCAGATTTGCAGAGTCATTTAAGAGCTATGAGATCATCAGACAGGTCAACAGTCAGACTTCATATTGAGCCCTTGAAGACATAG
- the LOC113700288 gene encoding protein NLP6 isoform X2 yields the protein MQSQTVSKMEKNQSLLIHGDDLRGRYSVSEFISLMPSQLSLSDQKSISHLMIFCSQDESIQFNNNKGIEAIKENIKSALEGLDVFLFPTLVQLWMPKTIGTQQLLETTDLPFGISLLTEGLCLYRKRCLEHRYELDCQEELGPVGRVFRNGVPEFSPYVSCYSSKEFKLRDAAVRCGVNGYLALPVFESVRDQCVGVLELVTSWDGNCYFTDAIGKVIDDAFKAVGLRICDAHLSLHKDRISQHEFDLSQIENGLNAFCHAHCIRFAQTWFTSTGENHNESVMCTSERGSVMSVKKVSSFQKDCIQFGLKKGQSVVWSAFTSGASCFCKDVKQLSIDEYPLVLSARKVNLTGSFAVCLQSRSTGNEVYVLEFFLCPYQPSYGKPWTLLKAFLAAVQQNFQSFKVASVQESGADTPLNIIKLDRLDESLEMCATTGSQPLLRFSHNKCENVRTQDNLPVLQNNEDMVKAPGLKVLRNQSRRQLEDAEFVIHEEKQLCRERSIDRQTNKRKADRSLSHEDVREFENHNKRTRNRDQARSDLPPDEGTTSVSHPAAPAPENEGTIMIKAAFKEGMIKFPLSLSSGIMDFEKEVTKRLNLTTGSFEIKYQKEDNNCILVSNDVDLQKLMFDMMSQRKNTVKVLLEPTQNQHLEISRGSVGSPMLQINPVQNESIKAPSAPENEGTIMIKASFKEDMIKFPLSLSSGMMDFEKEVTKRLNLTTGSFEIKYQNEDNNCILVSNDVDLQKLMFDMMSQRKNTIKVLLEPTQNQHLESSRDSVGSPMLQINPVQNESIKAPPAPENEGTIMIKAAFKEDMIKFPLSLSSGIMDFEKEVTKRLNLTTGSFDIKYQKEDNNCILVSNDVDLQKLMFDMMSQRKNTIKVLLEPTQNQHLESSRDSVGSPMLQINPVQKERIMTIKATYKEETVELQVSLSSKLMELKNEVMKQFKLSGDSFDIKCLAEPNEWIPLTSDNDLHNCVTIMKPQENPTIRLAVEPCTNQIPEEVATSASPPMPQAMTKQNESLMTIKATYKEVMIKFQLSLSSGLMQLRDAIKKRLNLSGESYEIKYQDVNNNWICLSRDADLQSHLRAMRSSDRSTVRLHIEPLKT from the exons ATGCAATCCCAGACAGTATCAAAGATGGAAAAAAACCAGTCTTTACTCATCCATGGTGATGATCTTAGAGGAAGATATTCAGTTTCTGAGTTCATCAGTCTCATGCCAAGTCAACTTTCTCTGTCAGACCAAAAGTCCATCTCCCATCTTATGATCTTCTGTAGCCAAGATGAATCTATTCAATTCAACAACAACAAAGGGATTGAAGCAATCAAAGAAAATATCAAATCTGCACTTGAGGGTTTGGATGTTTTTCTCTTCCCCACTTTAGTGCAACTGTGGATGCCCAAAACAATAGGCACCCAGCAGCTTCTTGAAACTACAGATCTTCCTTTTGGTATTAGTCTGCTCACCGAAGGACTCTGTTTGTATAGGAAGCGTTGTTTGGAACACAGATATGAGCTTGATTGTCAAGAAGAGCTTGGTCCTGTTGGACGGGTTTTTAGAAATGGGGTTCCAGAATTTAGTCCATATGTGTCTTGTTACTCATCTAAAGAGTTTAAACTGAGGGATGCTGCTGTTAGATGTGGTGTAAATGGATACTTGGCTTTGCCAGTTTTTGAGTCAGTTAGGGATCAATGCGTCGGTGTGCTTGAGCTGGTTACTTCTTGGGATGGGAATTGTTACTTTACTGATGCGATTGGAAAAGTTATTGATGATGCTTTCAAG GCCGTAGGACTGAGGATTTGTGATGCACATTTGTCACTTCACAAGGATAGA ATTTCTCAGCATGAATTTGACCTCAGTCAAATTGAGAACGGTTTGAATGCATTCTGTCATGCACACTGTATACGTTTTGCTCAGACCTGGTTCACAAGCACTGGAGAGAACCATAATGAAAGTGTCATGTGCACAAGTGAAAGGGGATCAGTTATGTCAGTCAAGAAGGTTTCCTCCTTCCAAAAGGATTGCATTCAGTTTGGCTTAAAGAAAGGACAAAGTGTTGTCTGGAGTGCATTTACATCTGGTGCTTCATGCTTCTGCAAAGATGTGAAACAGTTAAGTATTGATGAGTACCCCCTAGTACTTAGTGCACGCAAAGTTAACTTAACTGGCTCTTTTGCTGTCTGTCTGCAAAGTAGATCCACAGGAAATGAAGTTTATGTGCTAGAGTTTTTTCTGTGCCCCTACCAACCTTCTTATGGGAAACCATGGACCCTCTTGAAAGCTTTTTTAGCTGCAGTACAGCAGAACTTTCAGAGTTTCAAGGTTGCATCTGTACAAGAATCAGGGGCGGATACACCTTTGAACATAATTAAACTTGATAGACTGGATGAATCTTTGGAAATGTGTGCAACAACCGGATCTCAACCGTTGCTGAGATTCTCACATAACAAATGTGAGAATGTACGAACACAGGACAATCTTCCTGTTCTTCAAAATAATGAAGACATGGTAAAGGCACCAGGATTGAAGGTTCTCAGAAACCAGTCAAGAAGGCAACTTGAAGATGCTGAGT TTGTCATACATGAAGAAAAGCAGTTATGCAGAGAGCGTAGCATTGATAGACAGACCAACAAGAGAAAAGCTGATCGTTCCCTTTCTCACGAAGATGTAAGAGAATTTGAAAACCACAATAAGAGAACACGTAATAGAGACCAAGCACGTTCTGATTTACCTCCTGATGAAGGCACTACTTCTGTTTCTCACCCTGCAGCACCAGCACCAGAAAATGAAGGCACAATTATGATAAAGGCAGCATTTAAGGAAGGCATGATTAAGTTTCCACTCTCTCTCTCATCAGGGataatggattttgagaaagaAGTGACAAAGAGGTTAAATTTGACAACTGGAAGCTTTGAGATCAAGTATCAAAAGGAAGATAATAACTGCATTTTAGTATCCAATGATGTGGACTTGCAGAAATTGATGTTTGATATGATGTCACAAAGGAAGAATACAGTCAAAGTTCTTCTTGAGCCTACTCAGAATCAACACCTTGAAATTTCCAGGGGTTCTGTTGGGAGCCCTATGCTGCAGATAAATCCAGTGCAGAACGAGAGTATAAAGGCACCATCAGCGCCAGAAAATGAAGGCACAATTATGATAAAGGCATCATTTAAGGAAGACATGATTAAGTTTCCACTCTCTCTCTCATCAGGGATGATGGATTTTGAGAAAGAAGTGACAAAGAGGTTAAATTTGACAACTGGAAGTTTTGAGATCAAGTATCAAAATGAAGATAATAACTGCATTTTAGTATCCAATGATGTGGACTTGCAGAAGTTGATGTTTGATATGATGTCACAAAGGAAGAATACAATCAAAGTTCTTCTTGAGCCTACTCAGAATCAACACCTTGAAAGTTCCAGGGATTCTGTTGGGAGCCCCATGCTGCAGATAAATCCAGTGCAGAATGAGAGTATAAAGGCACCACCAGCACCAGAAAATGAAGGCACAATTATGATAAAGGCAGCATTTAAGGAAGACATGATTAAGTTTCCACTCTCTCTCTCATCAGGGataatggattttgagaaagaAGTGACAAAGAGGTTAAATTTGACAACTGGAAGTTTTGATATCAAGTATCAAAAGGAAGATAATAACTGCATTTTAGTATCCAATGATGTGGACTTGCAGAAGTTGATGTTTGATATGATGTCACAAAGGAAGAATACAATCAAAGTTCTTCTTGAGCCTACTCAGAATCAACACCTTGAAAGTTCCAGGGATTCTGTTGGGAGCCCTATGCTGCAGATAAATCCAGTGCAGAAAGAGAGGATCATGACCATAAAGGCAACATATAAAGAGGAGACTGTAGAGCTTCAggtttccctttcttcaaaattGATGGAACTGAAAAATGAAGTCATGAAGCAGTTCAAGTTAAGTGGTGACAGCTTTGACATCAAGTGTCTAGCTGAGCCCAATGAATGGATTCCATTGACCAGCGACAATGATTTGCATAATTGTGTGACTATCATGAAACCACAGGAAAACCCAACAATCAGACTTGCTGTTGAGCCATGCACCAATCAGATTCCTGAGGAAGTTGCTACTTCTGCTTCACCTCCTATGCCACAAGCTATGACAAAGCAAAATGAAAGCCTCATGACAATAAAGGCAACATACAAAGAAGTCATGATAAAGTTTCAGCTCTCTCTTTCATCTGGACTGATGCAACTCAGAGATGCGATAAAGAAACGGCTCAACCTGAGTGGTGAAAGTTATGAGATCAAGTATCAAGATGTCAATAACAATTGGATTTGTCTATCCAGAGATGCAGATTTGCAGAGTCATTTAAGAGCTATGAGATCATCAGACAGGTCAACAGTCAGACTTCATATTGAGCCCTTGAAGACATAG